A genomic window from Bos javanicus breed banteng chromosome 13, ARS-OSU_banteng_1.0, whole genome shotgun sequence includes:
- the RGS19 gene encoding regulator of G-protein signaling 19 isoform X2: MPTPPEAEKQQTGPEEADQPPSMSSHDAAPPAPPRRNPCCLCWCCCCSCSWNEERRRAWRASRESRLQPLPSCEVCATPTPTPTPEEVRSWAQSFDKLMHSPAGRSVFREFLRTEYSEENMLFWLACEELKAEANQHVVDEKARLIYEDYVSILSPKEVSLDSRVREGINKKMQEPSAHTFDDAQLQIYTLMHRDSYPRFLSSPAYRALLLQGASQSSSEA; the protein is encoded by the exons GCCCACCCCACCTGAGGCCGAGAAGCAG CAAACAGGGCCAGAGGAGGCGGACCAGCCCCCCTCGATGTCCAGTCATGATGCGGCTCCCCCGGCTCCCCCCAGGCGAAACCCCTGCTGCTTGTGCTGGTGCTGCTGTTGCAGCTGCTCTTG GAACGAAGAACGGAGGCGGGCCTGGCGAGCCTCCCGGGAGAGCAGGCTGCAGCCCCTCCCCAGTTGTGAAGTCTG CGCCACGCCGACGCCGACCCCGACCCCGGAAGAGGTGCGGAGCTGGGCCCAGTCCTTTGACAAGCTGATGCACAGCCCCGCGGGTCGCAGTGTATTCCGGGAGTTCCTGCGCACGGAGTACAGCGAGGAGAACATGCTCTTCTGGCTAGCCTGCGAGGAGCTCAAGGCCGAAGCCAACCAGCATGTGGTAGATGAGAAGGCCCGGCTCATCTACGAGGACTACGTGTCTATCCTGTCCCCCAAGGAG GTGAGCCTGGACTCCCGGGTGCGGGAGGGCATCAACAAGAAGATGCAGGAGCCGTCGGCGCACACGTTCGATGACGCACAGCTGCAGATTTACACGCTGATGCACCGAGACTCCTACCCCCGCTTCCTCAGCTCCCCCGCCTACCGCGCCCTGCTGCTCCAGGGGGCCTCCCAGTCCTCCAGCGAGGCCTAG
- the RGS19 gene encoding regulator of G-protein signaling 19 isoform X3 yields MSSHDAAPPAPPRRNPCCLCWCCCCSCSWNEERRRAWRASRESRLQPLPSCEVCATPTPTPTPEEVRSWAQSFDKLMHSPAGRSVFREFLRTEYSEENMLFWLACEELKAEANQHVVDEKARLIYEDYVSILSPKEVSLDSRVREGINKKMQEPSAHTFDDAQLQIYTLMHRDSYPRFLSSPAYRALLLQGASQSSSEA; encoded by the exons ATGTCCAGTCATGATGCGGCTCCCCCGGCTCCCCCCAGGCGAAACCCCTGCTGCTTGTGCTGGTGCTGCTGTTGCAGCTGCTCTTG GAACGAAGAACGGAGGCGGGCCTGGCGAGCCTCCCGGGAGAGCAGGCTGCAGCCCCTCCCCAGTTGTGAAGTCTG CGCCACGCCGACGCCGACCCCGACCCCGGAAGAGGTGCGGAGCTGGGCCCAGTCCTTTGACAAGCTGATGCACAGCCCCGCGGGTCGCAGTGTATTCCGGGAGTTCCTGCGCACGGAGTACAGCGAGGAGAACATGCTCTTCTGGCTAGCCTGCGAGGAGCTCAAGGCCGAAGCCAACCAGCATGTGGTAGATGAGAAGGCCCGGCTCATCTACGAGGACTACGTGTCTATCCTGTCCCCCAAGGAG GTGAGCCTGGACTCCCGGGTGCGGGAGGGCATCAACAAGAAGATGCAGGAGCCGTCGGCGCACACGTTCGATGACGCACAGCTGCAGATTTACACGCTGATGCACCGAGACTCCTACCCCCGCTTCCTCAGCTCCCCCGCCTACCGCGCCCTGCTGCTCCAGGGGGCCTCCCAGTCCTCCAGCGAGGCCTAG
- the TCEA2 gene encoding transcription elongation factor A protein 2 isoform X2: MQRGVAGAGGLNGGSPARGGAASTAEGAGGCGCRGRGPGREAEAGTAGTGGPAPKAMMGKEEEIARIARRLDKMVTKKSAEGAMDLLRELKAMPVTLHLLQSTRVGMSVNALRKQSSDEEVVTLAKSLIKSWKKLLDASDAKARERRRGGSLPTSSSKEASEAQDPSRKRPELPRMPSTPRITTFPPVPVTCDAVRTKCREMLTAALQTDHDHVAIGADCECLAGQIEECIFRDVGNTDMKYKNRVRSRLSNLKDAKNPGLRRKVLCGAITPQQIAVMTSEEMASDELKEIRKAMTKEAIREHQMARTGGTQTDLFTCGKCRKKNCTYTQVQTRSSDEPMTTFVVCNECGNRWKFC, from the exons ATGCAGCGCGGCGTCGCGGGGGCCGGGGGTTTGAACGGAGGGTCTCCCGCCCGTGGCGGGGCTGCGTCTACTGCGGAGGGTGCGGGAGGCTGCGGCTGCCGGGGCCGGGGTCCGGGCCGGGAGGCTGAGGCTGGCACGGCGGGCACTGGGGGCCCTGCCCCCAAGGCGATGATGGGCAAGGAGGAGGAGATAGCGCGGATCGCCCGGAGGCTGGACAAGATGGTGACCAAGAAGAGCGCG GAGGGAGCCATGGACCTGCTGCGGGAGCTGAAGGCCATGCCTGTCACACTGCATCTGCTGCAG TCCACCCGTGTTGGCATGTCCGTCAATGCCCTGCGGAAGCAGAGCTCGGACGAGGAGGTCGTCACACTAGCCAAGTCCCTCATCAAGTCCTGGAAGAAGCTCCTGG ATGCTTCAGACGCCAAAGCCAGGGAGCGGAGGAGGGGCGGGTCTCTGCCCACGTCGTCCTCCAAGGAGGCCTCCGAGGCCCAGGACCCCAG CCGCAAGAGGCCAGAGCTGCCTAGGATGCCCTCGACACCAAGGATCACCACATTTCCCCCGGTGCCAGTCACCTGTGACGCTGTGCGAACCAAGTGTCGTGAGATGCTGACCGCTGCTCTGCAGACAGACC ATGACCACGTGGCCATTGGTGCAGACTGCGAGTGCCTGGCGGGCCAGATCGAAGAAT GTATCTTCCGGGATGTGGGAAACACAGACATGAAGTACAAGAACCGTGTGCGGAGCCGCCTCTCCAACCTGAAGGATGCCAAGAACCCCGGCCTGCGGCGCAAGGTGCTGTGTGGCGCCATCACGCCCCAGCAGATTGCTGTCATGACCTCAGAG GAGATGGCTAGCGATGAGCTGAAGGAGATCCGCAAGGCCATGACCAAGGAGGCCATCCGTGAGCACCAGATGGCGCGCACAGGTGGCACACAGACGGACCTGTTTACCTGTGGCAAGTGCAGAAAGAAGAACTGCACCTACACGCAG GTGCAGACCCGCAGCTCTGATGAGCCCATGACCACCTTCGTTGTCTGCAATGAGTGTGGGAACCGCTGGAAG TTCTGCTGA
- the TCEA2 gene encoding transcription elongation factor A protein 2 isoform X1: MQRGVAGAGGLNGGSPARGGAASTAEGAGGCGCRGRGPGREAEAGTAGTGGPAPKAMMGKEEEIARIARRLDKMVTKKSAEGAMDLLRELKAMPVTLHLLQSTRVGMSVNALRKQSSDEEVVTLAKSLIKSWKKLLDASDAKARERRRGGSLPTSSSKEASEAQDPSGPLSSRKRPELPRMPSTPRITTFPPVPVTCDAVRTKCREMLTAALQTDHDHVAIGADCECLAGQIEECIFRDVGNTDMKYKNRVRSRLSNLKDAKNPGLRRKVLCGAITPQQIAVMTSEEMASDELKEIRKAMTKEAIREHQMARTGGTQTDLFTCGKCRKKNCTYTQVQTRSSDEPMTTFVVCNECGNRWKFC, from the exons ATGCAGCGCGGCGTCGCGGGGGCCGGGGGTTTGAACGGAGGGTCTCCCGCCCGTGGCGGGGCTGCGTCTACTGCGGAGGGTGCGGGAGGCTGCGGCTGCCGGGGCCGGGGTCCGGGCCGGGAGGCTGAGGCTGGCACGGCGGGCACTGGGGGCCCTGCCCCCAAGGCGATGATGGGCAAGGAGGAGGAGATAGCGCGGATCGCCCGGAGGCTGGACAAGATGGTGACCAAGAAGAGCGCG GAGGGAGCCATGGACCTGCTGCGGGAGCTGAAGGCCATGCCTGTCACACTGCATCTGCTGCAG TCCACCCGTGTTGGCATGTCCGTCAATGCCCTGCGGAAGCAGAGCTCGGACGAGGAGGTCGTCACACTAGCCAAGTCCCTCATCAAGTCCTGGAAGAAGCTCCTGG ATGCTTCAGACGCCAAAGCCAGGGAGCGGAGGAGGGGCGGGTCTCTGCCCACGTCGTCCTCCAAGGAGGCCTCCGAGGCCCAGGACCCCAG TGGGCCTCTCTCCAGCCGCAAGAGGCCAGAGCTGCCTAGGATGCCCTCGACACCAAGGATCACCACATTTCCCCCGGTGCCAGTCACCTGTGACGCTGTGCGAACCAAGTGTCGTGAGATGCTGACCGCTGCTCTGCAGACAGACC ATGACCACGTGGCCATTGGTGCAGACTGCGAGTGCCTGGCGGGCCAGATCGAAGAAT GTATCTTCCGGGATGTGGGAAACACAGACATGAAGTACAAGAACCGTGTGCGGAGCCGCCTCTCCAACCTGAAGGATGCCAAGAACCCCGGCCTGCGGCGCAAGGTGCTGTGTGGCGCCATCACGCCCCAGCAGATTGCTGTCATGACCTCAGAG GAGATGGCTAGCGATGAGCTGAAGGAGATCCGCAAGGCCATGACCAAGGAGGCCATCCGTGAGCACCAGATGGCGCGCACAGGTGGCACACAGACGGACCTGTTTACCTGTGGCAAGTGCAGAAAGAAGAACTGCACCTACACGCAG GTGCAGACCCGCAGCTCTGATGAGCCCATGACCACCTTCGTTGTCTGCAATGAGTGTGGGAACCGCTGGAAG TTCTGCTGA
- the TCEA2 gene encoding transcription elongation factor A protein 2 isoform X3 yields MDLLRELKAMPVTLHLLQSTRVGMSVNALRKQSSDEEVVTLAKSLIKSWKKLLDASDAKARERRRGGSLPTSSSKEASEAQDPSGPLSSRKRPELPRMPSTPRITTFPPVPVTCDAVRTKCREMLTAALQTDHDHVAIGADCECLAGQIEECIFRDVGNTDMKYKNRVRSRLSNLKDAKNPGLRRKVLCGAITPQQIAVMTSEEMASDELKEIRKAMTKEAIREHQMARTGGTQTDLFTCGKCRKKNCTYTQVQTRSSDEPMTTFVVCNECGNRWKFC; encoded by the exons ATGGACCTGCTGCGGGAGCTGAAGGCCATGCCTGTCACACTGCATCTGCTGCAG TCCACCCGTGTTGGCATGTCCGTCAATGCCCTGCGGAAGCAGAGCTCGGACGAGGAGGTCGTCACACTAGCCAAGTCCCTCATCAAGTCCTGGAAGAAGCTCCTGG ATGCTTCAGACGCCAAAGCCAGGGAGCGGAGGAGGGGCGGGTCTCTGCCCACGTCGTCCTCCAAGGAGGCCTCCGAGGCCCAGGACCCCAG TGGGCCTCTCTCCAGCCGCAAGAGGCCAGAGCTGCCTAGGATGCCCTCGACACCAAGGATCACCACATTTCCCCCGGTGCCAGTCACCTGTGACGCTGTGCGAACCAAGTGTCGTGAGATGCTGACCGCTGCTCTGCAGACAGACC ATGACCACGTGGCCATTGGTGCAGACTGCGAGTGCCTGGCGGGCCAGATCGAAGAAT GTATCTTCCGGGATGTGGGAAACACAGACATGAAGTACAAGAACCGTGTGCGGAGCCGCCTCTCCAACCTGAAGGATGCCAAGAACCCCGGCCTGCGGCGCAAGGTGCTGTGTGGCGCCATCACGCCCCAGCAGATTGCTGTCATGACCTCAGAG GAGATGGCTAGCGATGAGCTGAAGGAGATCCGCAAGGCCATGACCAAGGAGGCCATCCGTGAGCACCAGATGGCGCGCACAGGTGGCACACAGACGGACCTGTTTACCTGTGGCAAGTGCAGAAAGAAGAACTGCACCTACACGCAG GTGCAGACCCGCAGCTCTGATGAGCCCATGACCACCTTCGTTGTCTGCAATGAGTGTGGGAACCGCTGGAAG TTCTGCTGA